In Synechococcus sp. RS9909, one genomic interval encodes:
- the ruvX gene encoding Holliday junction resolvase RuvX, with amino-acid sequence MANARPRPRSSLSLDVGRRRIGLAGCDPLGITVRPLAALQRRRFPEDLAHLRDLCLQRRVELLVVGLPLDRNGQPTEQAMHCQRYGLRLAEALQLPLAWINEHSSSWAAGEALGLHGDRSGKLDSAAAALLLEQWLREGPEPEPVTAAASERGRRPDDAGSWRNSASQK; translated from the coding sequence ATGGCCAACGCCAGACCACGCCCTCGCTCCAGCTTGAGCCTCGATGTGGGTCGCCGCCGCATCGGCCTGGCCGGCTGCGACCCCCTCGGCATCACCGTGCGCCCCCTGGCAGCCCTGCAGCGCCGCCGCTTTCCCGAGGATCTGGCCCACTTGCGCGACCTCTGCCTCCAGCGGCGCGTCGAACTGCTGGTGGTCGGACTTCCCCTGGATCGCAACGGACAGCCCACCGAACAGGCGATGCACTGCCAACGCTATGGCCTGCGGCTGGCAGAAGCCCTGCAGTTGCCCCTGGCCTGGATCAACGAACACAGCAGCAGCTGGGCGGCCGGCGAAGCGCTGGGACTTCACGGCGATCGCAGTGGAAAACTCGACAGTGCGGCGGCGGCGCTGCTGCTCGAGCAATGGCTGCGGGAAGGCCCCGAACCGGAACCGGTGACCGCGGCGGCCTCGGAGCGTGGCAGAAGACCCGACGATGCAGGATCCTGGAGGAACAGCGCAAGCCAGAAATGA
- a CDS encoding DUF3727 domain-containing protein, whose amino-acid sequence MSASGTGNSGEVPTVLVKDSGGLDLLCFLEQLIPLDGEDYALLTPVDTPVCLFRLKDGQDPELIDAIADSEPILSVADVVLQEHDLTLVRSAVTLTVSGELDEPDPDDLDDEGEDDDDSETYELLVSFLVAEQEYGLYIPLDPFFVVARMVDGAAELVEGEAFDRIQPRIEAELEERELPN is encoded by the coding sequence ATGAGCGCCAGCGGAACGGGGAACAGCGGGGAGGTCCCGACTGTTCTGGTCAAGGACAGTGGCGGACTGGATCTGCTCTGCTTCCTGGAACAGCTGATTCCCCTCGATGGAGAGGATTACGCCCTGCTCACTCCGGTCGACACCCCGGTGTGCCTGTTCCGTCTCAAGGACGGCCAGGATCCGGAGCTGATCGATGCGATTGCCGACAGCGAGCCGATCCTTTCCGTGGCCGATGTGGTGCTTCAGGAGCACGACCTCACCCTGGTGCGCTCGGCAGTGACTCTCACGGTGAGCGGCGAACTCGACGAGCCCGACCCGGATGACCTCGACGATGAGGGCGAGGACGACGACGACTCGGAAACCTACGAGCTGCTGGTGAGCTTCCTGGTGGCAGAACAGGAATATGGTCTCTACATCCCACTGGATCCCTTCTTCGTGGTGGCTCGCATGGTCGACGGGGCGGCGGAGCTGGTGGAAGGGGAAGCGTTCGACCGCATTCAGCCCCGGATCGAGGCCGAGCTCGAGGAACGGGAGCTGCCCAACTGA
- a CDS encoding YqeG family HAD IIIA-type phosphatase codes for MSRHWLQPDWDPGVTVAQLPLQPLMHRGIHALLLDVDRTLLPGHDVTLPAPVLTWANEARRHLNLHLFSNNPSRQRIAAVADQLQVEFTSGAAKPRRAALRRVLHQLQLQPEEMAIVGDRLFTDVLAGNRLGLFTVLVRPLRADGTPCRHDRVQRLERHVARWMGAGRR; via the coding sequence ATGAGCCGCCACTGGCTGCAACCCGACTGGGATCCAGGCGTCACCGTGGCCCAACTACCGCTGCAGCCCCTGATGCACCGTGGTATCCACGCGCTACTGCTCGATGTGGATCGCACCCTGTTGCCCGGCCATGACGTGACCCTGCCGGCGCCGGTGCTCACCTGGGCCAACGAAGCGCGCCGACATCTGAACCTGCATCTCTTCAGCAACAACCCCTCACGGCAGCGGATCGCCGCCGTGGCCGATCAGCTTCAGGTTGAGTTCACCAGCGGTGCGGCAAAACCCAGGCGGGCAGCCCTCCGTCGTGTGCTGCACCAGCTCCAACTCCAACCGGAGGAAATGGCGATCGTGGGCGATCGCCTCTTCACCGATGTGCTGGCCGGCAACCGGCTGGGGCTGTTCACCGTGCTGGTGCGTCCGCTCCGGGCCGATGGCACGCCCTGCCGCCATGACCGGGTGCAGCGGCTGGAGCGTCACGTCGCCCGTTGGATGGGGGCAGGGCGTCGATGA
- the proB gene encoding glutamate 5-kinase has translation MTLRVVKVGTSLLRGDDGSSTSAVIGWLTDALAASLIQGDRTVLVSSGAVGLGCRRLGLSHRPDNVVALQAAAAVGQGHLMSLYEEAMARHGQPVAQVLLTRSDLADRRSYRTASATLHQLLDWGVLPVVNENDTVSSAELRFGDNDTLSALVAAAVEADELILLTDVDRLYTADPRTDANAHPITDVHHPAELARLQDGAGDGGRWGTGGMTTKLAAARIATASGITVHLADGRQPEVLKKLLSGGRGGTVFHPHPEPLGNRKSWLAHALRPQGDLRLDNGACNALEQRGASLLLVGITAVQGHFAANQPIRLLAADGREVARGLSSWSSEALQRALTQAPANASGSPVVVHRDALVLTTPTIRPQDT, from the coding sequence ATGACGCTGCGGGTGGTGAAGGTGGGCACCAGCCTGCTCCGCGGCGACGACGGCTCTTCCACCTCAGCGGTGATCGGCTGGCTGACGGATGCGCTCGCCGCGAGCCTGATCCAGGGCGATCGCACGGTGCTCGTGAGCAGTGGCGCCGTAGGCCTGGGCTGCCGGCGCCTGGGGTTGAGTCACCGCCCCGACAACGTGGTCGCCCTGCAGGCGGCCGCAGCCGTGGGCCAGGGGCACCTGATGAGTCTCTATGAAGAAGCGATGGCTCGCCATGGCCAGCCCGTGGCGCAGGTGCTGCTCACCCGCTCCGATCTCGCCGACCGCCGCAGCTACCGCACCGCTTCAGCCACCCTGCACCAGCTTCTCGACTGGGGGGTGCTGCCGGTGGTCAACGAGAACGACACCGTGTCGTCAGCGGAATTGCGCTTCGGCGACAACGACACCCTCTCAGCCCTGGTGGCGGCAGCGGTGGAAGCCGATGAGCTGATCCTGCTCACGGATGTGGATCGTCTCTACACCGCCGATCCCCGCACCGATGCCAATGCCCATCCGATCACGGATGTGCACCATCCCGCCGAACTGGCCCGCCTGCAGGATGGGGCCGGCGATGGCGGCCGCTGGGGAACCGGAGGCATGACCACCAAACTGGCAGCAGCACGGATCGCCACGGCCAGCGGCATCACCGTGCACCTGGCCGATGGCCGGCAGCCCGAGGTGCTCAAGAAGCTGCTCAGCGGTGGCCGGGGTGGCACTGTGTTTCATCCCCACCCCGAACCGCTGGGCAACCGCAAAAGCTGGCTTGCCCATGCCCTTCGGCCCCAGGGGGATCTCAGGCTCGACAACGGAGCCTGCAACGCCCTGGAACAACGCGGTGCCTCCCTGCTGCTGGTGGGAATCACCGCCGTGCAAGGGCACTTTGCCGCCAACCAACCGATCCGGCTGCTCGCAGCCGATGGTCGGGAAGTGGCACGGGGGTTGAGCTCATGGAGCAGCGAAGCGCTTCAGCGGGCCCTGACCCAGGCCCCAGCCAACGCCAGCGGCTCCCCCGTTGTGGTGCATCGCGATGCCCTCGTGCTCACCACGCCTACGATCCGCCCGCAGGACACCTGA
- the lpxD gene encoding UDP-3-O-(3-hydroxymyristoyl)glucosamine N-acyltransferase gives MRFSQLVAALQEGEAGLLRHGLGRDPQLHSAASLERATADQLSFLEPGNALVQALASSAVGAVLLPDQDDLVQQAESRQLAWAVCKDPRLAFAESLEQLHPRRLPQAGIHPTAVIGDRVELGAGVSIGAHVCIHDGSRIGSQSVIHPGVVIYDDVVVGERCEVHANAVLHPGSRLGNRCVVHSNAVVGSEGFGFVPTARGWRKMPQTGLVVLDEGVEVGCGSTIDRPAVGETRIGAGTKIDNLVQIGHGVETGRGCALASQVGIAGGARLGDGVILAGQVGVANRAVIGDRAIASSKSGIHGEIAAGEVVSGYPAIPNRLWLRCSAAFSKLPELAKQLRELKRAQETGTTPQ, from the coding sequence ATGCGTTTCAGTCAGTTGGTTGCGGCGCTGCAGGAGGGCGAGGCCGGCCTTCTCCGCCACGGACTCGGGCGCGACCCTCAGTTGCACTCCGCCGCCTCCCTCGAGAGGGCCACGGCCGATCAGCTGAGTTTCCTGGAGCCTGGCAATGCTCTGGTCCAGGCGCTGGCCAGCAGTGCCGTGGGAGCCGTCTTGCTGCCGGATCAGGATGACCTGGTGCAGCAGGCGGAATCGCGCCAGCTGGCCTGGGCCGTGTGCAAAGACCCGCGCCTGGCCTTCGCAGAGTCGCTCGAGCAACTCCATCCAAGGCGACTCCCCCAGGCGGGCATCCACCCCACGGCGGTGATCGGTGATCGCGTCGAACTCGGGGCCGGTGTCTCGATCGGCGCCCATGTCTGCATTCATGACGGCAGCCGGATCGGCAGCCAGAGCGTGATCCACCCCGGTGTGGTGATCTACGACGACGTGGTGGTGGGGGAGCGCTGCGAAGTGCATGCCAATGCCGTGTTGCATCCCGGCTCTCGCCTCGGGAACCGTTGTGTCGTTCACTCGAACGCCGTGGTGGGGTCGGAGGGGTTTGGCTTCGTGCCCACCGCCCGCGGCTGGCGCAAGATGCCCCAGACCGGCCTGGTGGTGCTGGATGAGGGCGTTGAGGTGGGCTGCGGCAGCACGATTGATCGCCCTGCCGTGGGCGAAACGCGCATCGGTGCCGGTACCAAGATCGACAATCTGGTGCAGATCGGCCACGGCGTGGAAACCGGTCGAGGTTGCGCCCTGGCCTCCCAGGTGGGCATCGCCGGTGGTGCCCGCCTCGGGGATGGCGTGATCCTTGCCGGACAGGTGGGTGTGGCCAACCGGGCGGTGATCGGCGACCGGGCCATCGCCAGCTCCAAGAGCGGCATCCACGGCGAGATCGCGGCGGGGGAGGTGGTGAGCGGCTACCCGGCGATCCCGAACCGCCTCTGGCTGCGTTGCTCCGCCGCCTTCAGCAAATTGCCCGAACTGGCGAAACAGCTGCGGGAGCTCAAGCGTGCCCAGGAGACGGGGACCACCCCTCAGTAG
- the leuB gene encoding 3-isopropylmalate dehydrogenase — MRQHRVVLLPGDGIGPEITAVARMLLEAVAARHGFALQFDEQLIGGAAIDATGVPLPEASLEACRGADAVLLAAIGNPRFDALPREQRPESGLLALRSGLGLFANLRPVKIVPALSAASSLKAEVIEGVDLLVVRELTGGIYFGQPKGRVTADGEERGFNTMTYSASEVDRIARVAFELAKERRGQLCSVDKANVLDVSQLWRDRVEAMAATYPEVSVSHLYVDNAAMQLVRDPRQFDVLLTGNLFGDILSDEAAMLTGSIGMLPSASLGSAGPGLFEPVHGSAPDIAGQDKANPMAMVLSAAMMLRIGLKETEAADALEAAVNRVLAAGYRTGDLMAEGCTPLGCRAMGEQLLVHCNG; from the coding sequence ATGCGTCAGCATCGCGTTGTTCTGCTGCCCGGTGACGGGATCGGTCCAGAGATCACGGCGGTCGCTCGGATGCTGCTGGAGGCCGTGGCAGCACGGCACGGTTTTGCGCTTCAGTTTGATGAGCAGTTGATCGGGGGTGCCGCGATCGACGCCACGGGTGTCCCCTTGCCAGAAGCCAGCCTCGAGGCCTGCCGCGGCGCCGATGCGGTGTTGCTCGCGGCGATCGGCAACCCCCGTTTCGATGCCCTGCCCCGAGAGCAGCGCCCGGAGAGCGGTCTCCTGGCCCTGCGCTCCGGCTTGGGACTGTTCGCCAACCTCAGACCGGTGAAGATTGTTCCGGCCCTGAGCGCCGCCAGCAGCCTCAAAGCGGAGGTGATCGAAGGGGTGGATCTACTTGTGGTGCGCGAACTCACCGGTGGCATCTATTTCGGTCAGCCCAAGGGACGGGTGACGGCCGATGGAGAGGAACGGGGCTTCAACACCATGACCTACTCCGCCTCCGAGGTCGACCGGATCGCCCGGGTCGCTTTCGAGCTGGCAAAAGAACGCCGCGGCCAGCTCTGCTCGGTGGACAAGGCGAATGTGCTGGATGTGAGTCAGCTCTGGCGCGACCGGGTCGAGGCCATGGCTGCCACTTATCCGGAGGTCAGCGTGAGCCATCTGTATGTCGACAACGCCGCCATGCAGCTGGTGCGTGATCCGCGCCAGTTTGATGTGCTGCTCACGGGCAACCTGTTCGGCGACATCCTCAGCGATGAAGCGGCGATGCTCACCGGCTCGATCGGCATGTTGCCCTCCGCTTCCCTCGGCAGTGCAGGGCCCGGCCTGTTTGAACCCGTGCACGGCTCGGCGCCCGACATCGCTGGTCAGGACAAGGCCAATCCGATGGCGATGGTGCTGTCTGCCGCCATGATGCTGCGCATCGGCCTGAAGGAAACGGAGGCTGCCGATGCGCTCGAAGCGGCGGTGAACCGGGTGCTCGCTGCCGGTTACCGCACCGGAGACCTGATGGCGGAGGGCTGCACACCCCTCGGCTGTCGTGCCATGGGTGAACAGCTGCTGGTCCACTGCAACGGCTGA
- a CDS encoding phosphoribulokinase, whose translation MSKRHPVVAVTGSSGAGTSTVKRAFEHIFARENITPAVVEGDSYHRFERAAMKEAMAEAMAKGENFSHFGPEANLFDKLEELFRVYGESGGGQKRYYLHSPEEAAEHNARLGTDLAPGQFTPWENIPASTDLLFYEGLHGGVQGDGYDVAALADLLVGVVPITNLEWIQKIHRDNAERGYSAEAIVDTILRRMPDYINHICPQFSRTDINFQRVPTVDTSNPFICRNIPTPDESFVIIHFRKGAREKWGIDFPYLLSMIHDSFMSSPTSIVVNGGKMGFAMELILTPIIHRMIEEKQKLA comes from the coding sequence ATGTCGAAGCGTCACCCCGTTGTCGCCGTTACAGGGTCCTCCGGTGCCGGAACCAGCACTGTCAAAAGGGCCTTTGAACACATCTTCGCCCGGGAGAACATCACCCCGGCCGTGGTGGAGGGTGACAGCTACCACCGCTTCGAGCGCGCAGCGATGAAGGAAGCCATGGCGGAGGCCATGGCCAAGGGCGAAAACTTCTCCCACTTCGGGCCGGAAGCCAATCTCTTCGACAAGCTCGAAGAGCTGTTCCGCGTTTACGGCGAGAGCGGTGGTGGTCAGAAGCGCTACTACCTGCACAGCCCTGAGGAAGCGGCTGAGCACAACGCTCGCCTGGGCACCGATCTGGCTCCCGGTCAGTTCACCCCCTGGGAAAACATCCCCGCCAGCACCGACCTGCTCTTCTACGAAGGTCTGCACGGCGGTGTGCAGGGCGATGGCTACGACGTGGCGGCCCTCGCCGATCTTCTGGTGGGCGTGGTGCCGATCACCAACCTGGAATGGATCCAGAAGATCCACCGCGACAACGCCGAGCGTGGTTATTCGGCTGAAGCGATCGTTGACACGATCCTGCGCCGCATGCCCGACTACATCAATCACATCTGCCCACAGTTCAGCCGCACCGACATCAACTTCCAGCGTGTCCCCACCGTGGACACCTCAAACCCCTTCATCTGCCGGAACATCCCGACGCCGGATGAAAGCTTTGTGATCATCCACTTCCGCAAGGGAGCTAGGGAGAAGTGGGGGATCGACTTCCCCTACCTGCTGAGCATGATCCACGATTCCTTCATGTCCAGCCCCACCAGCATCGTGGTCAATGGCGGCAAGATGGGCTTCGCCATGGAATTGATCCTCACACCGATCATTCATCGGATGATCGAAGAGAAGCAGAAGCTGGCCTGA
- a CDS encoding A24 family peptidase: MAAFVALMPPLAPVLILFGACVGSFLNVVVWRLPRRESLIWPGSHCPNCGHAVRWHDNIPLFGWLLLRGRCRDCAWPIPARYPATEVLCGGLWLTAAWAHGSALQLIAGLVLVSLLLTLSLIDCDHLWLPEPLCRSGVILGFLATLALTTPERWLNHLVAAAAALLVMEGLSALAERLLGQPALGLGDAKLAALGGAWLGLAGITAAMALAVCSGAIIGLLGRISGRLGPRQPFPFGPFIALGIWLVWLTGPLWWWQSWMRLIGAS, from the coding sequence ATGGCCGCCTTCGTTGCCCTGATGCCGCCCCTCGCCCCGGTGCTGATCCTTTTCGGGGCCTGCGTGGGCAGTTTTCTCAATGTGGTCGTCTGGCGGCTTCCCCGCCGCGAATCGCTGATCTGGCCCGGTAGCCATTGCCCCAACTGCGGCCACGCCGTGCGCTGGCACGACAACATCCCGCTGTTCGGATGGCTGCTGCTGCGGGGCCGCTGCCGCGACTGCGCCTGGCCGATCCCTGCGCGCTACCCCGCCACCGAAGTGCTCTGCGGCGGGCTCTGGCTCACGGCGGCATGGGCCCACGGATCGGCCCTCCAGCTGATCGCCGGCCTCGTGCTGGTCAGCCTGCTCCTCACCCTGAGCCTGATCGATTGCGACCATCTCTGGTTACCCGAACCGCTCTGCCGCAGCGGCGTGATCCTGGGGTTTCTGGCCACACTCGCCCTCACAACGCCGGAACGCTGGCTCAATCATCTGGTGGCGGCAGCGGCCGCGCTGCTGGTGATGGAGGGACTGAGCGCTCTCGCGGAGCGACTTCTCGGTCAACCGGCGCTCGGGCTCGGGGATGCGAAGCTCGCCGCCCTCGGGGGTGCCTGGCTCGGCCTGGCCGGAATCACCGCCGCCATGGCCCTGGCGGTCTGCAGCGGCGCGATCATCGGCCTCCTGGGCCGGATCAGCGGACGCCTCGGCCCCCGCCAGCCCTTTCCCTTCGGTCCGTTCATCGCCCTTGGCATCTGGTTGGTGTGGCTCACCGGGCCCCTGTGGTGGTGGCAGAGCTGGATGCGACTGATCGGGGCGAGCTGA
- the accD gene encoding acetyl-CoA carboxylase, carboxyltransferase subunit beta, producing MSLFDWFADRRKGQSVNKVVQEPEEGDGLWSKCPECSQVVYRKDLLANASVCSNCGHHHRIDSSERIAVIVDPGSFVPLDTDLEPTDPLGFKDRRAYAERLREMQAKTGLKDAVVTGLCRVENHRMALAVMDFRFMGGSMGSVVGEKITRLVERATEERLPLLIVCASGGARMQEGMLSLMQMAKISGALERHRDAGVLYMPLLTHPTTGGVTASFAMLGDLILAEPKALIGFAGRRVIEQTLREKLPDNFQTAEYLQEHGFVDTIVPRTQLRSTLARLLRLHGSRPLEAVG from the coding sequence GTGTCACTGTTCGACTGGTTTGCTGATCGCCGCAAGGGTCAATCGGTGAACAAGGTGGTCCAGGAACCGGAAGAGGGCGATGGCCTCTGGAGCAAATGCCCGGAATGCTCCCAGGTGGTGTATCGCAAAGATCTGCTGGCCAATGCCAGCGTGTGCAGCAACTGCGGTCATCACCACCGCATCGACAGCAGTGAGCGGATCGCCGTCATCGTCGATCCCGGCAGTTTCGTTCCTCTTGACACCGACCTGGAACCCACCGATCCCCTGGGCTTCAAGGATCGTCGCGCCTACGCCGAACGTCTGCGGGAGATGCAGGCGAAAACAGGCCTGAAAGACGCCGTGGTGACTGGCCTCTGCCGGGTGGAGAACCACCGGATGGCCCTGGCGGTGATGGATTTCCGCTTCATGGGCGGCTCGATGGGCTCGGTGGTGGGCGAGAAGATCACCCGCCTGGTGGAACGGGCCACCGAGGAGCGCCTGCCACTGCTGATCGTGTGCGCCTCCGGGGGGGCGCGCATGCAGGAGGGGATGCTCAGCTTGATGCAGATGGCGAAGATCTCCGGGGCGCTGGAGCGCCATCGCGACGCGGGCGTGCTCTACATGCCCCTGCTCACCCACCCCACCACCGGCGGCGTGACCGCCAGCTTCGCCATGCTTGGAGACCTGATTCTGGCGGAACCGAAAGCCTTGATCGGCTTCGCCGGACGGCGGGTGATCGAACAGACCCTGCGGGAGAAACTGCCCGACAATTTCCAGACCGCTGAGTATCTGCAGGAGCACGGATTCGTTGACACGATCGTGCCCCGCACCCAGCTGCGCTCCACCCTGGCCCGACTGCTGCGGCTGCACGGCAGCCGCCCGCTGGAGGCCGTGGGCTGA
- a CDS encoding Gfo/Idh/MocA family protein — protein MPLSASTSPSNAPVPIGVAIAGLGFGEAVHLPALRSLADAQPVALWHPRAERLDQACAQHGLKGYHHWDALMADPAVEAIVIATPPQPRFDLARRALEAGKHLLLEKPVALEADRVAELQRLAIRQGCSVAVDFEYRAVPLFMQAERLLAAGAIGTPWLVKLDWLMSSRANPERPWTWYSSAEQGGGVIGALGTHAFDMLAWLVGEIDQLQALHHTAITKRPLPGGGQASVDAEDVALIQARLLSHGGTGPVPAQVSLASVARNGRGCWLEIYGSEGSLVLGSDNQKDYVHGFGLWLAQNGESPRSLQADADLRFATTWSDGRVAPVARIQQWWIDSIRSGRPMLPGLSEGLRSQQACDRCRLMPWDSPGTTRNRANEIR, from the coding sequence ATGCCACTCTCTGCCTCGACGTCCCCCTCGAATGCCCCAGTGCCGATCGGCGTCGCCATCGCCGGCCTCGGCTTCGGCGAAGCCGTGCATCTCCCAGCCCTGCGCAGCCTGGCGGATGCCCAACCTGTGGCGCTCTGGCATCCCCGCGCCGAACGGCTTGATCAGGCCTGCGCCCAGCATGGGCTGAAGGGGTACCACCACTGGGATGCCCTCATGGCCGATCCGGCCGTTGAGGCCATCGTGATCGCCACCCCACCGCAGCCACGGTTTGATCTGGCTCGCCGCGCCCTTGAGGCGGGCAAGCACCTGCTGCTGGAAAAACCGGTCGCCCTCGAGGCTGACCGGGTGGCCGAACTGCAGCGACTCGCGATCCGGCAGGGGTGCAGCGTGGCGGTGGATTTTGAATATCGGGCCGTGCCGCTGTTCATGCAGGCGGAACGCCTGCTGGCGGCGGGGGCGATCGGCACCCCCTGGCTGGTGAAGCTGGATTGGCTGATGAGCAGCCGCGCCAACCCCGAGCGGCCCTGGACCTGGTATTCCTCAGCCGAGCAGGGGGGCGGTGTGATCGGCGCCCTGGGCACCCATGCCTTCGACATGCTCGCCTGGTTGGTGGGCGAGATCGACCAACTCCAGGCGTTGCACCACACGGCCATCACGAAACGCCCCCTGCCCGGTGGCGGCCAGGCCTCAGTCGATGCGGAGGATGTGGCCCTGATCCAGGCCCGCCTGCTCAGCCATGGAGGCACTGGGCCTGTGCCCGCCCAGGTGAGCCTTGCCTCCGTGGCGCGCAACGGACGCGGCTGTTGGCTGGAGATCTACGGCTCCGAGGGAAGCCTGGTGCTGGGCAGCGACAACCAGAAGGATTACGTGCACGGCTTCGGACTCTGGCTGGCCCAGAACGGGGAGTCGCCCCGCAGCCTTCAGGCGGATGCGGATCTGCGCTTCGCCACCACCTGGAGCGACGGGCGGGTGGCTCCCGTGGCGCGCATCCAGCAGTGGTGGATCGACAGCATCCGCTCCGGCCGCCCCATGCTGCCGGGGCTGAGCGAAGGGCTACGCAGCCAGCAGGCCTGTGACCGCTGCAGACTGATGCCTTGGGACTCGCCCGGAACAACACGGAATCGGGCGAATGAGATCCGGTAG
- the fba gene encoding class II fructose-bisphosphate aldolase (catalyzes the reversible aldol condensation of dihydroxyacetonephosphate and glyceraldehyde 3-phosphate in the Calvin cycle, glycolysis, and/or gluconeogenesis) has translation MALVPLRLLLDHAAENGYGIPAFNVNNLEQVQSIMEAAAETDSPVILQASRGARSYAGEIFLRHLILAATETYPNIPVVMHQDHGNAPSTCYSAAINGFTSVMMDGSLEADAKTPASYDYNVAVTKEVVDFAHSVGVSVEGELGCLGSLETGKGEAEDGHGFEGELSKDMLLTDPAEAADFVAKTKVDALAIAIGTSHGAYKFTRKPTGEVLAISRIAEIHKAIPNTHLVMHGSSSVPQEWLDMINKFGGQIPETYGVPVEEIQEGIRNGVRKVNIDTDNRLAFTAAVREAAFADPANFDPRHFNKPARKYMKQVCLDRYQQFWCAGQASKIKQQSINYYAGLYAKGELDPKTAVAA, from the coding sequence ATGGCGCTCGTTCCGCTTCGGCTTCTGCTCGACCATGCCGCTGAGAACGGCTACGGCATCCCTGCGTTCAACGTGAACAACCTGGAGCAGGTGCAGTCGATCATGGAAGCCGCTGCCGAAACCGACAGCCCCGTGATCCTGCAGGCCTCCCGCGGCGCCCGCAGCTACGCCGGTGAAATTTTCCTACGCCACCTGATTCTGGCCGCCACCGAGACCTACCCGAACATCCCGGTGGTGATGCACCAGGACCATGGCAACGCCCCTTCCACCTGCTACTCCGCTGCCATCAACGGTTTCACCTCGGTGATGATGGATGGTTCTCTGGAAGCCGATGCCAAGACCCCGGCCAGCTACGACTACAACGTGGCTGTCACCAAGGAAGTGGTGGATTTCGCCCATTCCGTGGGTGTGAGCGTCGAGGGCGAACTGGGTTGCCTCGGTTCCCTGGAAACCGGGAAGGGTGAAGCCGAGGACGGCCACGGTTTCGAGGGCGAACTGTCGAAGGACATGCTCCTCACCGATCCGGCCGAGGCTGCTGATTTCGTTGCCAAAACCAAGGTGGACGCCCTGGCGATCGCCATCGGCACCAGCCATGGCGCCTACAAGTTCACCCGCAAACCCACTGGTGAAGTGCTGGCGATCAGCCGCATCGCCGAGATCCACAAAGCCATCCCCAACACCCACCTGGTGATGCACGGCTCTTCCTCCGTGCCTCAGGAGTGGCTGGACATGATCAACAAGTTCGGTGGTCAGATCCCCGAGACCTACGGCGTCCCCGTCGAGGAGATCCAGGAGGGCATCCGCAACGGTGTGCGCAAGGTGAACATCGACACCGACAATCGCCTCGCCTTCACCGCCGCTGTGCGTGAAGCGGCCTTCGCCGATCCCGCCAACTTCGATCCCCGTCACTTCAACAAGCCGGCCCGCAAGTACATGAAGCAGGTCTGCCTCGATCGGTACCAGCAGTTCTGGTGCGCCGGCCAGGCCAGCAAGATCAAGCAGCAGAGCATCAACTACTACGCCGGCCTGTACGCCAAGGGCGAACTGGACCCCAAGACCGCTGTAGCAGCCTGA